In Desulfuromonas sp. KJ2020, a single window of DNA contains:
- a CDS encoding AAA family ATPase — translation MQILSIHLKNIKSHRDTELTFSPGINVLSGPNGVGKSTIFEAIGYALFGVDAQSFVGNIDRFVTIGAKRGEIAVVFQGVGDERYRVSRTVGTPAKWLLAKEVGSTFEVEEHKDAKETEARLKELLGLSGGRSLAEQFELVIGPFQHEFLGPFVIKQPAKRRDKFDEILGIDAWRKTFNETKVLTAAIKAKVDALESAIGPLKSQVLELPVKKAECQAVVKTLAEAEADLAAQQQRLKELETQLIDVDQREKKLKELEKEIDSLNVRIGNGNEMIGKQKLLVDEAVKAGKIIEETTSGKKAFEEAEARLSALREQVKAQRRLEQEAAELRTRVSVLGERYTVESQSIQKARQDLASEEKSLAESRKALALDEKQQALATRLPEIRQRLEGLRQQLGQLDGRRGALAEGSEKLAEGVCPFFQEPCLNLAAKPAEDVFSVRFSDLDKERLRLLHDVQLSEQEEKAASRASDEIKSVTVRLQGLDEQLASLVVRRETNERRAGDLAQLQKEQRLVQRQLDEKQKPLEGYRGLQADIEATEQEKAKHQPARDLYVANQQQAAELVGRRAELEKFENLLGQLQETLTARETAHGQAGKEYDAAAHEALRKQRDALLGGVNALGQQVKGLAADVTRLKAEVDKLRQVEKDIAAKQDQVRVYREKDELVKFLRNRVFRHVSGYLSERFREEISQRANRIYRIIAEADEELAWGENYQIVLRDLADGQLRERADDQLSGGQTMSAVVALRLAMLQTIGARLAFFDEPTSNLDATRRENLAQAFRAIDVGQEEVTEHWYDQLFLISHDVAFTEVTDQILTLT, via the coding sequence GTGCAAATTCTTTCTATCCATCTCAAAAACATTAAATCGCATCGCGATACCGAGTTGACTTTTTCGCCGGGCATCAACGTCCTCTCCGGCCCCAATGGGGTCGGTAAAAGCACCATCTTCGAGGCGATCGGTTATGCTCTGTTCGGGGTTGACGCTCAGAGCTTTGTCGGCAATATCGACCGGTTTGTCACCATCGGCGCCAAACGGGGGGAGATTGCGGTGGTTTTTCAAGGGGTCGGTGATGAACGGTATCGGGTTAGCCGGACCGTCGGGACCCCGGCAAAATGGCTGCTGGCCAAGGAGGTCGGTAGCACCTTCGAGGTCGAGGAACATAAGGACGCCAAGGAGACCGAGGCGCGCCTGAAAGAGCTGCTCGGGCTCAGTGGCGGGCGTTCTCTGGCCGAACAGTTCGAGCTGGTAATCGGCCCCTTTCAGCACGAATTCCTCGGGCCTTTCGTCATCAAACAGCCGGCCAAGCGTCGCGACAAGTTCGATGAAATCCTCGGAATTGATGCCTGGCGCAAGACCTTCAACGAGACCAAGGTGCTGACCGCCGCCATCAAGGCGAAGGTGGATGCTCTCGAAAGTGCCATTGGACCCCTAAAGAGTCAGGTCCTCGAGCTGCCCGTGAAGAAAGCCGAATGCCAGGCCGTCGTAAAAACGCTCGCGGAGGCCGAGGCTGATCTTGCCGCTCAGCAGCAAAGGCTCAAGGAGCTGGAAACGCAGCTGATTGATGTCGATCAACGTGAAAAGAAGCTCAAGGAGCTTGAAAAGGAGATCGACAGTCTCAACGTGCGAATCGGTAATGGCAATGAAATGATCGGCAAACAAAAACTGCTGGTCGATGAAGCGGTAAAGGCCGGCAAGATTATCGAGGAGACCACCTCGGGCAAGAAGGCTTTCGAAGAGGCCGAGGCCCGTTTGAGCGCCCTGCGGGAGCAGGTCAAGGCGCAGCGGCGGCTTGAACAGGAAGCTGCCGAGCTTAGAACCCGGGTCAGCGTTTTGGGGGAGCGCTACACAGTCGAGTCTCAATCCATCCAAAAAGCCCGGCAGGACCTAGCTTCCGAAGAAAAGAGTCTGGCCGAAAGCCGTAAGGCTTTGGCGCTGGACGAGAAACAACAGGCTTTGGCGACGCGCCTGCCGGAAATCCGCCAGCGTCTTGAAGGTTTGCGCCAACAACTTGGGCAGCTCGATGGACGCCGGGGCGCTCTGGCGGAGGGGAGCGAAAAACTCGCCGAGGGAGTCTGCCCTTTTTTCCAGGAGCCCTGTCTCAATCTGGCTGCAAAGCCGGCGGAGGATGTCTTCTCGGTCCGATTTTCCGACCTGGATAAAGAGCGCCTGCGCCTTCTGCATGACGTTCAGTTGTCCGAACAGGAAGAGAAAGCGGCAAGCCGGGCCAGCGATGAGATCAAATCCGTTACTGTCAGACTTCAGGGCTTAGACGAGCAGCTTGCCAGCCTTGTCGTGCGTCGTGAGACCAATGAGCGCCGGGCCGGTGATTTGGCCCAACTGCAAAAGGAACAGCGCTTGGTCCAGCGTCAACTGGATGAAAAACAGAAACCATTGGAGGGGTATCGCGGCTTGCAGGCCGACATTGAGGCCACCGAACAGGAGAAAGCGAAGCACCAGCCGGCTCGTGACCTTTATGTCGCCAACCAGCAGCAGGCCGCCGAACTGGTCGGGCGTCGTGCCGAACTAGAAAAGTTCGAAAACCTTTTAGGCCAATTGCAGGAGACCTTGACGGCCAGGGAAACGGCCCACGGCCAGGCGGGTAAGGAATATGACGCCGCCGCGCATGAGGCGCTTCGCAAGCAGAGAGACGCGCTTTTGGGGGGAGTCAACGCGCTCGGGCAACAGGTTAAAGGGCTGGCTGCCGACGTCACCCGTCTGAAGGCCGAAGTCGACAAGCTCAGGCAGGTCGAAAAGGATATTGCCGCCAAACAGGACCAGGTCAGGGTGTACAGGGAGAAGGACGAGCTGGTCAAGTTTCTGCGCAACCGGGTGTTTCGCCATGTGTCGGGGTATCTGTCCGAACGTTTCCGGGAGGAAATCAGCCAGCGGGCGAACCGCATCTACCGGATCATCGCGGAAGCGGATGAGGAACTGGCCTGGGGCGAGAATTACCAGATTGTGCTGCGCGACCTGGCTGACGGCCAACTGCGCGAACGGGCAGATGATCAGCTCTCCGGCGGCCAGACCATGAGCGCCGTGGTGGCTTTGCGGCTGGCCATGCTGCAGACCATCGGCGCCCGCCTGGCCTTTTTCGACGAACCGACTTCCAACCTCGACGCGACCCGCCGTGAAAATCTGGCCCAGGCTTTCAGGGCTATCGACGTCGGCCAGGAAGAAGTGACGGAGCACTGGTACGATCAGCTCTTTCTCATCAGTCACGATGTCGCTTTTACCGAGGTAACTGACCAGATTCTGACACTGACCTGA
- a CDS encoding ATP-binding protein: MPDQNFLNDNQHLDIFKDLIDQSSDAIFIVHPDSGQVLYANEQACSNLQYSHAELTTLHLWDYAGNVTTPEEFANFRDQMKTIGQRRFETYQRTRSGEKVPVEVNVRMIHCQDEDYLVSSVRDIRRRKAYETSLINERNKLEGVISAIEDGITLVSPDFTVLYQNSSHRAKQGDQVGRPCYLAYHGLETVCEGCLVAKTLKDGKSHKRLVEALNAEGRLYFEVISCPIRDAGGKITSVVEAVRDVTRQRLAEEALQESVRLRTDFISIAAHELRTPLAVVIGYAELLEAAEGSEEFTPEEKKEFVKEILAKSSALNKIIDELLDLSRIERGQKLTIEVSSVNMLELLRKIWRSYINLFPKYRFDVSIAEDMEPTFTIDAARFTQALENILNNAIKYSKPGSFIHLSAEGAPDGLKLTVRDEGIGMTEDEVERIFEPFYRARPDDPTVRGLGLGMNLVKHIIEAHRGQIKVESIPLEGTTVTLVLPRSPLTPFT; this comes from the coding sequence ATGCCCGACCAAAACTTTCTCAACGATAATCAACACCTCGACATTTTTAAGGATCTGATCGATCAGTCATCAGACGCCATCTTTATTGTTCACCCGGACAGCGGGCAGGTGCTCTACGCCAACGAACAAGCCTGCAGCAATCTTCAGTACTCCCACGCTGAGCTCACCACCCTCCACCTCTGGGACTACGCCGGCAACGTCACCACTCCCGAAGAATTCGCGAACTTTCGCGATCAGATGAAAACGATCGGACAGCGCCGTTTTGAAACCTATCAGCGCACCCGCTCCGGTGAAAAAGTTCCGGTGGAAGTCAACGTCCGCATGATTCATTGCCAGGACGAGGACTACCTGGTCTCTTCGGTACGGGACATCCGCCGCCGAAAAGCTTACGAAACCAGCCTGATCAACGAGCGTAATAAGCTTGAAGGGGTCATCTCGGCTATCGAGGATGGCATAACGCTGGTAAGCCCAGACTTCACAGTCCTTTATCAGAATTCAAGCCACCGGGCCAAACAGGGGGATCAGGTGGGGCGCCCCTGTTACCTGGCGTACCATGGCCTCGAAACAGTCTGCGAAGGATGTCTGGTAGCCAAAACACTGAAGGACGGCAAAAGTCACAAAAGACTGGTCGAGGCCTTGAACGCGGAGGGACGGCTGTATTTCGAAGTGATCTCCTGCCCGATTCGCGATGCGGGAGGGAAGATCACCTCTGTCGTGGAAGCGGTGAGGGACGTCACCCGGCAAAGACTGGCGGAAGAAGCCCTGCAAGAATCCGTGCGGCTACGTACTGATTTTATTTCCATCGCGGCCCATGAACTGCGCACCCCTCTGGCTGTGGTTATCGGTTACGCCGAACTGCTGGAGGCAGCGGAAGGCTCAGAAGAGTTCACGCCAGAAGAGAAGAAAGAATTTGTAAAGGAAATTTTGGCCAAGTCCAGCGCCCTGAACAAAATCATTGATGAATTGCTGGACCTCAGCCGCATCGAAAGAGGCCAGAAGCTCACCATTGAAGTCTCATCGGTCAACATGCTGGAGTTACTACGAAAAATCTGGCGTTCCTACATCAATCTTTTTCCAAAGTACCGATTTGATGTCAGTATAGCGGAGGACATGGAGCCCACTTTCACTATCGATGCGGCCCGGTTTACACAGGCACTGGAAAATATTCTCAACAACGCCATCAAGTACTCTAAGCCCGGCTCGTTCATTCACCTAAGCGCCGAGGGAGCCCCTGACGGCTTAAAACTTACGGTCCGCGATGAAGGGATCGGCATGACGGAAGACGAAGTGGAGCGGATCTTCGAGCCTTTTTATCGGGCCAGGCCCGACGACCCCACCGTTCGTGGACTGGGTTTGGGTATGAACCTGGTCAAGCACATCATCGAGGCACATCGCGGGCAGATCAAGGTAGAGAGCATCCCCCTTGAGGGCACGACCGTTACCCTCGTCCTGCCACGGTCGCCATTGACTCCCTTTACCTGA
- a CDS encoding prepilin-type N-terminal cleavage/methylation domain-containing protein, with amino-acid sequence MNSILRYRKVAGFTLIELLIIMSVIGILFAIAAPNYKNSLIKARESVLMEDLFQMRSAIDAYYADNGRYPDSLEDLQEGKYLRTIPRDPFTRSSETWITIPPAFSSSGELAEGQVFDVRSGSDLISLGGTPYRDW; translated from the coding sequence ATGAATTCTATTCTTCGATATCGAAAAGTGGCTGGCTTCACCCTGATCGAACTGCTGATCATCATGTCTGTTATCGGCATTCTCTTTGCTATCGCGGCTCCTAATTACAAGAACAGCCTGATCAAGGCCCGCGAGTCAGTGCTGATGGAGGACCTGTTCCAGATGCGCAGCGCGATTGACGCCTATTATGCGGACAACGGCCGCTACCCCGACTCCCTGGAAGATCTCCAGGAGGGCAAATATCTGCGCACCATTCCCCGCGACCCCTTCACCCGCTCGTCAGAGACTTGGATAACGATTCCACCTGCCTTCTCCTCCTCCGGCGAACTTGCCGAGGGCCAGGTTTTCGATGTGCGGAGCGGCAGCGATCTCATCTCCCTCGGCGGCACGCCTTATAGAGACTGGTGA
- a CDS encoding type II secretion system protein, producing the protein MVVGRLCKNERGLTLIEMIIAVTILAILAAAVIPFAEVNVKRTKELELRRSLRLIRTAIDDYKGDYDKAVAQKKISAVVGETGYPESLDILLEGTDWGGLYPYKRKYLRRLPRDPFDQYNDGWGLRSYEDDPDSTVWGGNDIYDVYSQSDLTALDGTSYNTW; encoded by the coding sequence ATGGTGGTTGGACGTTTGTGCAAAAATGAGCGTGGCCTGACTTTGATCGAAATGATCATCGCTGTGACCATCCTGGCTATCCTGGCGGCCGCCGTCATCCCCTTTGCCGAGGTCAACGTCAAACGCACCAAAGAACTGGAGTTGCGCCGCAGCCTGCGGCTGATTCGCACCGCCATCGACGACTATAAAGGCGACTATGACAAGGCCGTCGCCCAAAAGAAAATATCTGCCGTCGTCGGTGAGACCGGCTACCCGGAATCCCTGGACATACTGCTCGAGGGCACGGACTGGGGCGGACTATATCCCTACAAGCGCAAATATCTCCGCCGGCTCCCACGCGACCCCTTCGACCAGTATAACGACGGCTGGGGGCTCAGATCCTACGAGGACGACCCCGATTCTACGGTCTGGGGGGGAAACGATATCTATGATGTCTATTCCCAAAGTGACCTGACCGCCCTGGACGGCACCTCCTATAACACCTGGTAG